A genomic segment from Wolbachia endosymbiont of Ctenocephalides felis wCfeF encodes:
- a CDS encoding NAD(P)H-quinone oxidoreductase subunit 3: MSEYLTIVIFICVSIIVSLALGILPMFLAVSNPDSEKLSTYECGFNPLSRARKNFDIKFYLVSILFIIFDLEIAFLFPWAVSLSKISYCGFWSMMIFLAILTIGFIYEWCKGALEWE, translated from the coding sequence ATGAGTGAATATTTAACCATAGTAATTTTTATCTGCGTATCAATCATAGTATCTCTTGCTTTGGGTATATTGCCGATGTTTCTTGCAGTGAGCAATCCTGATAGCGAAAAACTTTCTACATATGAGTGCGGCTTCAATCCTTTATCAAGAGCAAGAAAAAATTTTGACATTAAGTTTTACTTAGTTTCAATATTATTTATAATATTTGACTTAGAAATTGCTTTTCTTTTTCCTTGGGCTGTTTCTTTATCTAAAATAAGTTATTGTGGATTTTGGTCTATGATGATATTTCTTGCAATACTCACTATAGGCTTTATCTATGAGTGGTGCAAAGGTGCATTAGAATGGGAGTAA
- a CDS encoding putative HIT-like protein: protein MGNKGYDGNNIFAQILRGELPCEKVHENEGVLAFYDKYPDAPVHILVVPKSQYISYDDFILKASAEEIVSFFKTVREITHKYNLEKTGYRLVTNYGENGEQVVPHFHMHILGGKRLGKHVSL, encoded by the coding sequence ATGGGCAACAAAGGTTATGATGGTAATAACATTTTTGCTCAAATATTAAGAGGTGAGTTACCTTGTGAGAAGGTGCACGAAAATGAGGGTGTGTTGGCGTTTTATGATAAGTACCCTGACGCACCAGTTCACATTTTAGTCGTACCAAAAAGTCAATATATTTCATATGATGACTTTATTCTAAAAGCTTCTGCAGAGGAGATAGTAAGTTTCTTTAAAACTGTAAGAGAGATAACACATAAGTATAATCTAGAAAAAACAGGGTACAGATTAGTTACTAACTACGGTGAAAACGGAGAACAAGTTGTACCGCACTTTCATATGCATATTTTAGGTGGTAAAAGATTAGGAAAGCATGTAAGTTTGTAG
- a CDS encoding UDP-N-acetylmuramoyl-tripeptide--D-alanyl-D-alanine ligase — MFKWNANNIIDATGGRKVGSCNWVHSSNISTDTRGIKKGDVFVALKGKNFDGHDFLHEAFFKGAAAAVVSEGKYRNLSLIVVQDTLKALHDMASYYIRNVLVNAKVIAITGSVGKTTTKDMLHTVLSQYGVSHVNEGNLNNNIGLPLTVLKAPESCQYLILEMGMNKAGEIKELSKISNPDIAVITNVEPAHVGNFSSLLDIAQAKLEILYGMKNNGTLVLNRDNKYHDYLLSRADRDVISFGKDKSATVHLLDLIRNDGGLNLKIRLNNNPIIDCSLPVQGEHFAYSVLAVAAVVQSLGLDLSKLPLALENFSVTKGRGSVHKAKYNGKNVYLIDDSYNANPASMKAAIRTLGTYSNQRKVALLGDMLELGNESVAFHTKLLDFIVECGVSKVYTVGKFMLELHGLLPSNIKGAHFNDSNQLKSDLANIVQSNDVILVKGSRGMKMDLIVQRFIIEY; from the coding sequence ATGTTCAAGTGGAACGCAAATAATATTATCGATGCTACTGGCGGAAGAAAAGTGGGTAGTTGTAATTGGGTACACAGCTCGAATATTTCAACAGACACAAGAGGCATAAAAAAGGGTGATGTATTTGTTGCTCTCAAGGGAAAGAATTTTGATGGGCATGATTTTTTACACGAAGCATTTTTTAAAGGGGCAGCAGCTGCAGTAGTAAGCGAAGGCAAATATAGAAATCTTTCTCTAATTGTTGTGCAAGATACTCTCAAAGCTTTGCATGATATGGCATCATATTACATTAGAAATGTTCTTGTTAATGCTAAAGTTATTGCAATCACAGGTAGTGTCGGGAAAACCACTACAAAGGACATGCTGCACACTGTTTTATCGCAATATGGAGTGTCTCATGTAAACGAAGGGAACTTGAATAATAATATAGGATTGCCTTTGACAGTTCTGAAAGCTCCGGAAAGTTGCCAGTACTTAATTCTTGAAATGGGAATGAATAAAGCTGGTGAAATAAAAGAGTTATCGAAGATTAGTAATCCTGATATCGCGGTTATCACCAACGTAGAGCCTGCACATGTTGGAAATTTTTCGTCGCTACTTGATATCGCTCAAGCAAAATTAGAAATTCTGTATGGCATGAAAAATAACGGTACTTTGGTTTTGAACAGAGATAATAAATATCATGACTATCTCTTATCGCGTGCCGATAGAGATGTAATAAGTTTTGGTAAAGATAAAAGCGCTACTGTTCATTTATTAGACCTAATAAGAAACGATGGCGGGCTGAATTTAAAAATTAGACTGAATAATAATCCGATCATAGATTGTAGTTTACCTGTGCAAGGTGAGCATTTTGCATACTCTGTGTTGGCTGTTGCAGCAGTTGTGCAAAGTCTTGGTCTTGATTTGTCAAAATTACCACTTGCACTTGAGAATTTTAGTGTAACCAAAGGCAGAGGCAGTGTTCACAAAGCTAAATACAATGGGAAGAACGTATATTTGATTGATGATTCCTATAACGCCAATCCTGCTTCAATGAAAGCTGCAATAAGGACTTTAGGTACATATTCTAATCAGAGGAAAGTGGCACTGCTTGGCGATATGCTAGAACTTGGTAATGAAAGCGTAGCATTTCATACGAAGTTGCTTGATTTTATCGTAGAATGTGGTGTGAGTAAAGTTTATACGGTCGGTAAATTTATGTTAGAATTGCACGGGCTTTTGCCAAGCAATATAAAAGGCGCGCATTTTAATGATTCCAATCAATTGAAAAGTGATTTAGCTAATATTGTTCAGAGTAATGATGTAATTCTAGTTAAAGGCTCACGTGGAATGAAAATGGATCTTATAGTACAGAGATTCATAATAGAATATTAA
- a CDS encoding Aurachin B dehydrogenase, translated as MTKRIVIFGGTGFIGKHIVRRLAAAGYLIRIFTRDQEKAACLKLCGNLGQISVLKGDFFNEKSILESMEECDAVINLVGILYETKKHDFRVTHVGIAERIARAAKTKNVPMMIHFSAMGVENNKLSKYAQSKLEGEKAVTSAFPEAIIIRPSLVFGKEDSFFNKFAKLATILPFLPLIGGGTTKFQPICVTDLAEVVYRIINLNKKDKKIYNIGGPKIYSFKSLLKFILNVTNRKCLLVNVSFPMAKLIAFFLESRIISMLLKPITGDASPMLTRDQVKVMMSSSIEKSTDLETIKIRPVSIENIVPEYLKVYRKY; from the coding sequence GTGACAAAACGTATAGTTATTTTTGGTGGAACAGGGTTTATAGGAAAACACATCGTAAGGCGCCTGGCAGCAGCAGGGTATCTAATAAGAATATTTACTCGTGACCAGGAAAAAGCTGCTTGCCTGAAACTATGTGGAAATTTAGGGCAAATATCAGTACTTAAAGGCGATTTTTTTAATGAAAAATCAATTTTGGAAAGTATGGAGGAATGTGATGCAGTCATAAACTTAGTAGGAATATTATATGAGACAAAAAAGCATGATTTCCGTGTCACTCATGTTGGCATAGCTGAAAGAATAGCAAGAGCTGCAAAGACAAAAAATGTACCCATGATGATACATTTTTCTGCTATGGGGGTAGAAAATAACAAACTGTCAAAATACGCCCAAAGTAAATTGGAAGGTGAAAAAGCTGTAACTTCAGCATTTCCAGAAGCAATAATAATTAGGCCTAGTCTTGTATTTGGCAAAGAAGATAGTTTCTTTAATAAATTTGCGAAGTTAGCGACAATTCTTCCTTTTTTGCCGCTAATTGGCGGTGGAACAACTAAATTTCAGCCGATATGTGTAACTGACCTAGCTGAAGTGGTATATCGTATCATCAACCTTAACAAAAAAGATAAGAAAATCTACAATATAGGCGGACCAAAGATCTATTCTTTCAAAAGCTTATTAAAGTTTATTTTGAATGTTACTAACAGAAAGTGCTTGTTAGTCAACGTATCTTTTCCAATGGCAAAGTTAATAGCTTTTTTCCTAGAGAGTAGGATCATTTCTATGCTACTAAAGCCCATAACCGGTGATGCAAGCCCCATGCTTACTCGAGATCAGGTGAAAGTTATGATGAGTAGCTCAATCGAAAAATCAACTGACCTTGAAACAATAAAAATCCGTCCAGTGTCAATTGAGAATATAGTGCCAGAATACTTGAAGGTTTATAGGAAGTATTGA
- a CDS encoding Aspartyl/glutamyl-tRNA(Asn/Gln) amidotransferase subunit B, with protein sequence MTKENWEAVIGLEVHAQVSSKAKLFSGSSTEFGAEHNTQVSLVDAAMPGTLPILNYYSIEQAIRTGLALSAEINKCSYFDRKNYFYPDLPQGYQITQFFEPIVRNGRVFINNNEKEIRIARIHLEQDAGKSVHEESKTYVDLNRAGVALMEIVSKPDLRSSAEAAEFMKKLRQILRYIGSCDGDMEKGSLRCDANVSVRPKGSSTFGTRCEIKNLNSIRYITQAIDYEIQRQIEILESGEEISQDTLLFDVALGKTKVMRNKEDASDYRYFPEPDLLPVEVSQDKIDLIKLSLPELPDQKKMRYIKELGINEYDADVITSDKAIADYFEELIKKHDSKLAVTWLTVELFGRLNKAGIDIISSPIKANALSELLDFIVDGTISAKLGKQVFDIMFETGKPASLIIEEQDLKQITDKGQISEIIDKIINDNQDKVQEYKSGKTKLYGFFVGEVMKLTKGKASPDVVNLILSEKLRLNS encoded by the coding sequence ATGACAAAAGAGAATTGGGAGGCGGTAATTGGGCTTGAGGTGCATGCTCAGGTTTCTTCTAAGGCAAAGCTATTTTCTGGCTCATCAACTGAATTTGGTGCTGAGCACAATACTCAAGTTTCTCTGGTTGACGCGGCAATGCCGGGCACATTGCCAATACTAAATTACTACTCTATAGAGCAGGCAATACGTACCGGTCTCGCGCTTTCTGCAGAAATTAACAAGTGTTCTTACTTCGACCGGAAAAATTATTTTTATCCCGATTTACCGCAAGGTTATCAAATAACTCAGTTCTTTGAGCCGATAGTTAGAAACGGTAGAGTGTTTATCAATAATAATGAAAAAGAAATAAGAATCGCGAGAATTCATCTAGAGCAAGACGCAGGAAAGAGCGTTCATGAAGAGAGCAAAACTTATGTGGATTTAAACCGCGCAGGGGTTGCTTTAATGGAAATTGTTTCGAAACCGGACCTTCGCTCATCTGCAGAAGCTGCAGAATTCATGAAAAAATTGAGGCAGATTTTACGTTACATTGGCTCATGTGATGGTGATATGGAAAAGGGGTCACTTCGTTGTGATGCGAATGTTTCTGTGCGCCCAAAAGGCAGCAGTACATTCGGCACTCGTTGTGAAATAAAAAACCTAAATTCAATACGTTATATTACGCAGGCTATAGATTATGAAATACAAAGGCAGATTGAAATTTTGGAAAGTGGGGAAGAAATAAGTCAAGATACCTTATTGTTTGATGTCGCTTTGGGAAAAACAAAAGTGATGCGAAACAAAGAGGATGCAAGCGATTACAGATATTTTCCCGAGCCTGATTTATTGCCTGTTGAAGTAAGCCAGGACAAAATTGATCTTATTAAGTTATCTTTGCCTGAGTTGCCAGACCAAAAGAAGATGCGATACATTAAAGAGTTAGGTATCAACGAATACGATGCAGACGTCATCACTTCCGATAAAGCAATTGCTGATTATTTTGAAGAATTGATAAAAAAGCATGATTCAAAGCTCGCTGTTACTTGGCTCACTGTAGAACTTTTTGGTCGTTTGAATAAAGCAGGTATTGATATTATAAGCTCTCCAATCAAAGCAAATGCCTTGTCCGAGCTCTTGGATTTTATCGTTGATGGGACAATCTCTGCTAAACTTGGCAAGCAAGTTTTTGATATTATGTTTGAAACTGGCAAACCAGCATCTTTAATTATAGAAGAGCAGGATCTAAAGCAAATAACCGATAAAGGTCAAATATCTGAAATTATCGACAAGATCATCAATGACAACCAAGATAAAGTTCAAGAATACAAAAGCGGTAAAACAAAATTATACGGATTCTTTGTTGGTGAAGTCATGAAACTTACAAAAGGAAAAGCTAGCCCTGATGTTGTGAATTTGATTTTAAGTGAAAAGTTAAGATTGAATTCCTAA